A stretch of the Kroppenstedtia eburnea genome encodes the following:
- a CDS encoding YuiB family protein produces the protein MSLPQIVIGIPLFGFLGFGISFILNMILKTTWLPFILYLGLLGYYLFTFHLKGGDYLMLTVGLLGILGGGLTIQYLRKKGYRMF, from the coding sequence GTGAGCCTGCCCCAGATTGTGATCGGGATCCCGCTGTTCGGGTTTCTGGGTTTCGGGATATCTTTTATATTAAACATGATCCTGAAGACCACATGGTTGCCTTTCATCCTGTACCTGGGTCTCCTCGGATATTATCTGTTCACCTTCCATCTGAAGGGCGGAGATTATCTGATGCTGACCGTGGGTCTGCTCGGCATCCTCGGCGGAGGCTTGACGATCCAGTATCTGAGGAAAAAAGGTTATCGCATGTTTTAG